In one window of Patescibacteria group bacterium DNA:
- the rpsT gene encoding 30S ribosomal protein S20, with protein sequence MPNKKSAIKDLRKATKKTARNQQIKRRLKELIKKVDKLVDTSQKEEATKLYDKIQKIVDKASKRDNPFKTGKADRIKSRIAKRINKIEKSDTDKK encoded by the coding sequence ATGCCAAATAAAAAATCCGCAATCAAAGATTTGCGAAAAGCAACAAAAAAAACAGCAAGAAACCAACAAATCAAAAGAAGACTCAAAGAGTTGATAAAAAAAGTAGATAAATTAGTAGATACTAGTCAAAAAGAAGAAGCTACAAAATTGTATGACAAAATTCAAAAAATAGTAGATAAAGCCTCAAAAAGAGATAATCCATTTAAAACTGGAAAAGCCGATAGAATTAAATCTCGTATAGCAAAAAGAATAAACAAAATTGAAAAATCAGATACTGATAAAAAATAA
- the holA gene encoding DNA polymerase III subunit delta encodes MLFFLYGDDSYRSSEKLNQIKDKFIREVDSHGYNIVTLDDGITVENFTKEFSQAGFFVSKKLIIIKYLLKQNITKQLSEVVQEYIDKSYNDEGNIIIFYEDNLPHSIKQSLSGEKLKIWKKLTQSEFSIEFKKLPDQKVIEWIRNKFLENGKHIDKNLANKILSLVGNDLWLISSEIEKISNHSKSDSVVEDDITDIICASIDDNIFLLCEKLANKKTKEAIDLLGGQMELGINPYYLLTMIVRQYRILIQVRSAIDEKVSINNLPKYLSLHPFVIKKSIDLVNKYSFEELKNIYNKLLNLDRQMKSSKLKQETLLNLFFISI; translated from the coding sequence ATGTTGTTTTTTTTGTATGGAGATGATAGCTATCGCTCTAGTGAAAAATTGAATCAAATAAAAGATAAGTTTATAAGGGAAGTAGACTCTCATGGTTATAATATTGTAACACTTGATGATGGAATTACAGTAGAAAATTTTACAAAGGAATTTTCTCAGGCAGGTTTTTTTGTGAGCAAAAAACTTATTATAATAAAATATTTGTTAAAACAAAATATTACAAAACAATTATCAGAAGTCGTGCAGGAATATATTGATAAATCATATAATGATGAAGGTAATATAATAATTTTTTATGAAGATAATTTGCCACACTCTATAAAACAATCTTTAAGTGGGGAAAAATTAAAAATTTGGAAAAAACTTACGCAATCAGAATTTAGTATAGAATTTAAAAAATTGCCAGATCAAAAGGTAATAGAATGGATTAGAAATAAATTTTTGGAAAATGGAAAACATATTGACAAAAATCTGGCAAATAAAATTTTATCACTTGTTGGAAATGATTTATGGCTTATTAGCTCAGAGATAGAAAAAATTTCAAACCATAGTAAGTCAGACTCTGTGGTAGAAGATGATATAACAGATATAATTTGTGCTTCTATAGATGACAATATATTTCTTCTTTGTGAAAAGCTTGCAAACAAAAAAACAAAAGAAGCAATTGATCTTTTGGGAGGACAAATGGAACTCGGTATAAATCCATATTATTTACTTACGATGATTGTAAGACAATACAGAATTTTGATTCAAGTGAGATCGGCAATAGATGAAAAGGTTTCTATAAATAATTTGCCAAAATATTTGTCACTTCATCCATTTGTAATAAAAAAGAGTATTGATCTTGTGAATAAATACTCTTTTGAAGAATTAAAAAATATATATAATAAACTTTTAAATCTTGATAGGCAAATGAAGTCTTCTAAATTGAAACAGGAGACACTACTAAACTTATTTTTTATCAGTATCTGA